The following nucleotide sequence is from Methylotenera sp. G11.
CCCGGCATCATCATGAGATACCACCGGCAAATGCCGGCGTTTAGGAGTTTTGTATGTTTTTTGGCGTTACACACGTTGATGTACCCGTTTGCGACCTGGCAAGGTCAGAGGAGTTCTGGGGCAAGCTGATCGGCTTGCAGAAAATCAAGCATGGCGAAGGTTTCATTGACCTGGATTCAGGCTCCGTGATCCTGCGCCTCATCCATGTCAACCAGATTACGCGTCCCGTCACTTTAAGGGTCAGTGTGCCGGATGTGAAGGTCGCTTTCGACAAACTGATAGGTTCAGGCGGCCGTGCGCTGTATGAGATTCAGCGTACGCCAGCCCTGGAACTGGAGGCTCATGTTGCTGACCCGGACGGCAATTCTGTAGTGGTATGGCGAGAACTGAACGAAGATGAATATGGCTTTGTTCCGGAACTGCCCAAACAAGGTGAGTGGCATAGCGACGCTGAAGAATTATTCAACGAACTGCTTAAATACGTTCCAGCCCTGTTCCGCGCCATGGCAAGGCGCAAGGTGACTAAAATCATTGAAGAAGTCGCGGGCTATGACCATTCTCCGGTAACGCGCCAGCATGTGATACGCGGCTACATACTGGCCAGTGCCAAAATCAAACGCGATCGCCTGATTGAACCGCTGAAGATGTGCGGCATAGACCCGGAAAACTACAAAGAAGAGTTTGACGCCTGAATGCGCCCAGGCCTTTAACAAGCTGGCTGATGGCCGCTTTATGGAAAAAAGCAGGCCATCAGCAACGTATGCAACTAAACCGGCCGGCTTGCACAGATCCGCTGCATCACGGCAGGCGCAGGCTCTTTAATTTCACCCTGCTCAAATGCGCGAATCTCCAGCAAGGGCGCATAAACCGATTTAAGCTCATCTGGCCGCAGCAGGTAATCCGGGCTGCTCGGTCTGCCGTAGCGCTCGTTCCCGACCATAAATGTTTCATAGATCAGCACGCCGCCGGGCGCCAGCATCTGTGCAAGCACCGTGAGCAAAGGCCGGAATAAATAGCGGCTAACGACAATCCCATCATAAATCCCGCTGACGCCGCCATCAGCCCCGCCGGCGAAGTACATTTCACCGTATCGCGGGTCTGATACAGGCCAGCTTCCGGTCTCAAGATCGGCAACAGCCGCATTGATATTGGCATAGCCTTGTAAACCGGCCACAGCCACAGGATCCCGGTCTACCGCATCCACCATGTAGCCCTGCCCGGCCAGCCAGATGGCATGGCGGCCGCTCCCGCAGGCGAGGTCCAGTACGCGGCCACCTTCAGGAATCAATGCCGCATGCTTGATGACCCATGGTGACGGATTTGCTGCCAAATGTAATACTCCAGCACCCATCTCAGAACAAGCTTGGCTGTTTTTTAACCGCAGGCTTGCTCTCCTGAACCGCATGCCCTTTCCTGGCACGTTTCAGCACAAACTTGCTGAGGGCTTCGCCTTCAATCACTTTGGCTTTACCTCTCACCATGATAGTGGCTGAAAGCCCGTCGCTCAATTCAACCCGGGATAATGACGCTTTATCCGGAATATCCATCATGCGCACGCCTTTGCCGCCGTTCGGATATTCATTCACTTCGCTCACCGGAAACACCAACAGCTTGTTTTCTGAGGAGGTGACCGCAACATGCGTCCTCGCATCCAGCCTGATCGGCTGCAGGATCGCCGCATTACCTTCCGGCTTCATGAAAGCCTTGCCGGCTTTTGGCCTGGCGATCAGTCCCTTTAACGGAGCAATGAACCCATAACTGTTAGATGTGGTGAACAGGTACCTGTCGTCTTCCTTACCGGAGATTGCATGGATCAGCTTGCCCCCGTTCTGCACCTCGATGATCGAACTTACGGGGATGCCATCGCCTTTGCCACCGGGCACAGTCGAAGCATCAAATGCATAACACCGGCCGTTGGTATCCAGCAATACGATCGGCAGGACCGTACGCGTTTCAATCACGGCAAACTCGGCATCACCGGATTTCCAGGTGATTGAGTCGCGCTCGATGCCATGCCCCTGCCGTGCCCTGATCCAGCCGTTCCTGGACAGCAGGATGGTAACCGGCTCATCTACCACAAATGCCTTCTGGCCACCCTGTACCCGCTCAACCGGTTCAATCAGGGTGCGGCGTTCATCACCGTATTTATCCGCATCCTGCTTGATTTCTTTTGCAGTCAGCCTGCGCAATTTGGCATCACTGCCCAAAACGGTCTGCAAGCCATCGGCTTCTTCACGCAAATCCTTCAGTTCTTTTTCAATCTTGAAACCCTCCAGCCGTGCCAGCTGGCGTAAGCGGATTTCCAGTATATCTTCCGCCTGTATTTCAGTGAGCTGGAAAGCGGCGATCAGATCCGCCTTCGGTTCATCCGAATTGCGGATGACCTTGATCACCTCATCAATATGCAGAAAGGCAATCATGCGCCCTTCCAGAATATGGATGCGCTTATTGATCTTATCCAGGTCAAACTGGCAGCGCCTGCGCACGACATTAAGGCGGAATGCGATCCATTCCTTAAGGATGGTGACCATGCCTTTCTGCGCAGGCAGCCCGTCGGTACCGATCATCACCATATTGACCGGGCATGAGACTTCCATGCTGGTATGCAGCAGCAGGAATGCCATCAGCTCATCACTGGAAACCTTGCTGGTCTTAGGCTCGATGATCAGGCGCACTTCTTTCTTGCCT
It contains:
- a CDS encoding class I SAM-dependent methyltransferase gives rise to the protein MAANPSPWVIKHAALIPEGGRVLDLACGSGRHAIWLAGQGYMVDAVDRDPVAVAGLQGYANINAAVADLETGSWPVSDPRYGEMYFAGGADGGVSGIYDGIVVSRYLFRPLLTVLAQMLAPGGVLIYETFMVGNERYGRPSSPDYLLRPDELKSVYAPLLEIRAFEQGEIKEPAPAVMQRICASRPV
- a CDS encoding DUF2621 family protein; translated protein: MFFGVTHVDVPVCDLARSEEFWGKLIGLQKIKHGEGFIDLDSGSVILRLIHVNQITRPVTLRVSVPDVKVAFDKLIGSGGRALYEIQRTPALELEAHVADPDGNSVVVWRELNEDEYGFVPELPKQGEWHSDAEELFNELLKYVPALFRAMARRKVTKIIEEVAGYDHSPVTRQHVIRGYILASAKIKRDRLIEPLKMCGIDPENYKEEFDA
- the parC gene encoding DNA topoisomerase IV subunit A; amino-acid sequence: MQENNNEENAVPIGEYAEEAYLAYAVSVVKGRALPSVEDGQKPVQRRILYAMKEMGLVAGVKPVKSARVVGNVLGMYHPHGDSSAYEAAVRLAQDFTLRYPLIDGQGNFGSRDGDGAAAMRYTEMRLSPIADLLLSEIDRGTVDFQSNYDGAFQEPVMLPARLPMMLLNGASGIAVGMATEMVPHNMREIANAVLHIMDNPHCTTAEFMQHVPGPDFPGGGQLITQTADILSTYESGRGSLRLRARWVVEPMARGQWRIIINELPHGVSVETIQDEILAISNPKPKKDKKTIDQDQLLVKQSALSMIDTVKSEGKKEVRLIIEPKTSKVSSDELMAFLLLHTSMEVSCPVNMVMIGTDGLPAQKGMVTILKEWIAFRLNVVRRRCQFDLDKINKRIHILEGRMIAFLHIDEVIKVIRNSDEPKADLIAAFQLTEIQAEDILEIRLRQLARLEGFKIEKELKDLREEADGLQTVLGSDAKLRRLTAKEIKQDADKYGDERRTLIEPVERVQGGQKAFVVDEPVTILLSRNGWIRARQGHGIERDSITWKSGDAEFAVIETRTVLPIVLLDTNGRCYAFDASTVPGGKGDGIPVSSIIEVQNGGKLIHAISGKEDDRYLFTTSNSYGFIAPLKGLIARPKAGKAFMKPEGNAAILQPIRLDARTHVAVTSSENKLLVFPVSEVNEYPNGGKGVRMMDIPDKASLSRVELSDGLSATIMVRGKAKVIEGEALSKFVLKRARKGHAVQESKPAVKKQPSLF